The Phormidium ambiguum IAM M-71 genome contains the following window.
ATGACCGCCGATCACCGGATTATTTACGGTTCTCATGCTGCCGCATTCTTACAAGATTTGGCGAAATTAATTGAAAATGATGCCCAATCTTTAACTCTGTAACAAGTTAATAATTCCCCCCTGTTTTTGGGGGGAATTCGATTTTAAGTTTTACTTTCTATAAAGAGTTAGAAAATGATGAATTCGATCGCACTATCAGAAGTAAGAGAAACAGAGCGATCGCACCAACTAACTACTTTTGAAAGGAATCTCTATAATGGTATTCTCAAGCTTGGAAGATATAGCTTTACAGTTCTGTCTTGCGAATCGCTGCCTTCATTATTCCGCAGAAAAGGTGTCTCAACCCACTGAAGCCTAAGCTTTCTGGCTCTCATTGGATGGTCAACTCCAACGCAGGAAGGGCACCTTAAAAATCGTTCTGTACTGTTAGTGGAAGAGTGGCTTGCGGATGTCTAATCGTTTATCCACAGGAATTGCGGGACTAAATGAAGTTCTTTGCGGTGGTTATGTTCCCGGTCGTGCTTACCTGGTACGCGGGGGACCCGGTACTGGTAAAACAACTTTGGGACTGCACTTTTTAGCGTCAGGAACCGCCAACGGCGAATCCGTTTTGTTCATTACCTTGGCAGAAACGGTTGCCCAACTCCGAAGAACGGCTGAAGGATTGAAGTTTAACACTGAGGGCATCACCTTTCTTGACCTTAGCCCCACTTCCGAGTTTTTTGCTCAGGTACAGACCTACGATATTTTCTCACCTGCTGAAGTCGAGCGCGAACCAACAACCCAGCGCATTGTCGAACAAGTCGAAATCCTGAAGCCGCAGCGGATTTTCATTGACTCGATGACGCAGTTTCGCTACCTGGCGACCGATACCTTCCAGTTTCGCAAGCAAGTTCTGTCGTTTCTGCGATTTTTGACAGAGCAAGACATCACAGTTTTGTTTACCTCAGAACATAGCGTCGAAGCGCCCGACGACGATCTTCAGTTCATGAGTGATGGAGTACTGAATTTAGACTTTGATCGGGGCGATCGCACCCTATCGATTTGCAAGTTTCGCGGGAGTAGTTTTCGGGATGGCGACCACAGTTTCCGCCTCACCAGTGACGGAATACAGCTGTTTCCCAAATTGATTCCCCAAGTATCGGAACAACTGCTGACGACAGAAGCAATTTCCTCTGGGATTCCAGAAATTGACGAACTGCTGCATGGTGGCATTGAGCGCAGCACGATCACGATCGTCAGTGGACCGAGCGGCATAGGAAAAAGTACGCTGGGGCTTCAGTTTATGAAAGAAGCAGCCGGACGGGGAGAGCGATCGGTAATTTACAGCTTTGAGGAAAATAAGGAAACGCTCCTGCATCGCGCTCAAGGAGTCAACGTTCCGGTTTATGCGATGCAGGAGCGCGGCACCCTCTCGATCGTGCAAATCGAACCACTCCACTACACCCCAGATGAATTTGCCAACCTCGTGCGCCAGGAAGTAGAGCAACAGCAGGCGCGGATTGTCATGATTGATAGTGTATCTGGCTATAAACTCTCAGTTCGGGGCGAAGACTTAACGCCTCACCTCCATGCCCTTTGTAAGTATCTGCAAAATATGGGAGTTGCAGTCTTGCTGATTAACGAGGTAGAAACGATTACGGGAGAATTTCGGGCAACCGAAATTGGC
Protein-coding sequences here:
- a CDS encoding ATPase domain-containing protein translates to MSNRLSTGIAGLNEVLCGGYVPGRAYLVRGGPGTGKTTLGLHFLASGTANGESVLFITLAETVAQLRRTAEGLKFNTEGITFLDLSPTSEFFAQVQTYDIFSPAEVEREPTTQRIVEQVEILKPQRIFIDSMTQFRYLATDTFQFRKQVLSFLRFLTEQDITVLFTSEHSVEAPDDDLQFMSDGVLNLDFDRGDRTLSICKFRGSSFRDGDHSFRLTSDGIQLFPKLIPQVSEQLLTTEAISSGIPEIDELLHGGIERSTITIVSGPSGIGKSTLGLQFMKEAAGRGERSVIYSFEENKETLLHRAQGVNVPVYAMQERGTLSIVQIEPLHYTPDEFANLVRQEVEQQQARIVMIDSVSGYKLSVRGEDLTPHLHALCKYLQNMGVAVLLINEVETITGEFRATEIGISYLADTIIFLRYLEIRGELRRAIGVLKKRMSDFEKNLREFQITRYGIKVGTPLKQLRGILTGVPELLEGE